The DNA sequence GGCCTGGATCAAGCAGCTCGCCGAAGGAGGCAGGCTGGTGGTACCGCTTGTAGTTTCGTTTAACGTTGAGCAACTGGTCAAAATAACGAAGGTAAAGGGGAAAACCGTTGAGGAACGCCATGATTATTGTTCTTTCGTGCCGCTTTTGCCGGGGGTGAAGCCTTAGTGTCGGGTAAATTTAGATTAACTTTCCTTCTTCTTTTATCTTTATTATTATCGGCTTTTGTTTACCTGGCCTTTGTCCCACAATGTTGGCTGTGCATTTCGCATAGAAATGGCACAGATATGCTTTTGATTCCACAAGGTCAAGAGATAGTTTTAAGCTACGTTCATAGCTTGGAAAGAACTCCCGTTCGAGACCTTTTCTTCCTTCAGCATAATCAGCTATGCCTGTATGAAGAGATGGTCAAATCGCATAATGCAGGCCTTCCGACGTTAAATCCCTATCCCGGGTCGCTAATAAAGACGAAGGATTGGCTCATATTTCGAGGTGGCAGGCGACACTGGGCCAACATCCACTGCAGGGTTGGAAATGCCGAAATTGGCAAAAACGTCCTGTCCATCGGAGGGAGAGATTACGAACTATACGCTTTGTATCCGGGGCAGGTGATTTGCCTTTCCGTGGCCCTAAAGCCAATATTATAGTAAAATAAATAAAGTTCTAAAATTAAAGAAAGGAGGACAGTGAATGAAAGACGACAAACCGCAAGACCAAACTATCGATCTTGAAGAGATCATACGACAGTACGATACGGAATCGCAGTACAGGACCCTAATCGGATGGCAAAATGCGTTGATCGTTGCCGTTGCCTGCGCTATGTCGCTATTTCATCTTTACACCGCGGGATTTGGCCTACTTTTAGCGATGAAACAGCGAGCTGTGCACCTGGCCTTTGTATTATTTTTGACTTTTTTGCTTTACCCGGCGACAAAAAAGTCGCCAAGCAATAAAATTCCGTGGTATGACTTCATCTTAGCTTGCGCCGCTGCCTATACTACCCTCTACATTGTGATCCACTTCAATCAACTGATTACACGCGCGGGACTCCCAACTACCATGGACATACTCGTAGGGTTCCTTGGGATAGCATTACTGCTTGAGGCAACAAGGAGGGTGTCTAACCCCGTATTGCCAATCCTTGCCATAATTTCGCTGGTATATTGCTACTATGGACGCTATTTTCCGTCGCTTTTTGCCCACAGGGGATTTAACATCCCAAGGATAATCAATCACATGTACCTGGGCACAGAGGGAGTCTTCGGCGTTCCAATCTCCGTTTCGGCAACCTTCGTATTCATGTTCATCCTATTTGGTTCGATACTCCAGGAGACGGGCATGGGTAAATTTATCATCGATTTGGCATTGGCCATAGCCGGAAGATCCACAGGCGGTCCTGCCAAGGTCGCAGTTTTAAGCTCGGCAATCATGGGCACCATTTCCGGCTCTTCCGTCGCCAACGTGTGCACCACCGGAACATTTACTATACCGTTGATGAAAAGCATTGGATACAAGCCTTACTTTGCCGGAGCCGTAGAGGCTGTCGCGTCTACGGGAGGACAGATAATGCCGCCGGTAATGGGGGCAGCAGCTTTCATAATGGCAGAATTTTTAGGGGTTCCATACATAAAGGTCGCGCTGGCTGCGATCGTGCCCGCGCTTCTTTATTACGCAGCAGTCATGGTACAGGTGCACTTGGAAGCCACGAGGTTGGGGCTGCTTGGATTGCCCAAGGAAAGGCTTCCTCGGCTTTGGAGCCTTCTTAAGTCCAAAGGGCACCTTTTAATTCCCCTTTTTGCCATCATATATTTCCTTGTAGGTGGCTATACTCCTATGAAAGCGGCTTACTACGGCATCCTTACGACAATCGCCGTATCATTTATATCGAAGGATACGAGGCTGACGCTACCAAAGCTTATCAACGGCTTAGTTAACGGAGCCAGAGGATCGCTGGGCGTAGCCTGCGCTTGCGGTACAGTGGGCATAATTGTGGGCATGGCCACGCTGACGGGGCTTGGGCTTCGGATCGCCAGCCTGATTATAACCATATCTGGCGGCAACTTGATCGTAACGCTGCTTTTAACCATGGTAACATGCATACTGCTTGGAGCAGGCCTTCCAACGACTGCCAACTTCATCGTTACAAGCACCATAGCGGCACCGGCCTTGCTTCAATTAGGCGTAGCTCCCATGGCGGCTTACATGTTCGTCTTGTATTTTGGGATAGCCGCTGACCTAAGTCCTCCCGTTGCTCTGGCCGCTTACGCCGGAGCAGGTATCGCCGGGGCTGACGCGATGAAAACGGGCATAACAGCAGTTAAGCTGGCCTTGGCCGGATTTCTCGTGCCCTTCATATACGTCATGAACCCGATGCTCGTCTTGGTCAACGCGACGCCTTTGCCGTTCATTCAGGCAATTGTTACAGCGATGCTAGGCGTCTTTTTGCTCGGCATGTCGACGATAGGCTACTTCAAGACTCACATACCCTTTTGGCTTAGGGTAGTGGTCTTCTGCGGTGCCCTAGGTCTACTTAAGCCGGGCATCTATTCCGACGCCTTTGGATTGGCAGTATTAACCTTTACTTACTTTTTCCAAAAGAGACGAGCGAAAAGGCAATAGGGGAGTACTAACTTTTAGACATTGTGTGTATAATGCACTTTAATAGGTGCCGCTAGATATAAGCGGCACCTTCTTAAACAAAGATGCTGGGAGGTTTTGCAAAATGCCGGACGACTACAAAGAGACATTGAACTTGCCCAAGACTTCATTTCCGATGAAGGCCAACCTTGCAAAAAAGGAATTGGATATCCTCAAGTTTTGGGAAGACATCGATATATATCGAAAGCTCATTGACAAAAGAAAAGGAGCAGAGCACTTCATACTGCACGACGGTCCTCCTTATGCCAATGGCAATATACACATAGGGACTGCCTTCAATAAGATATTAAAGGACATGATCCCAAAGTATAAATGGATGAGGGGTTATTTTTCACCCTACGTTCCGGGTTGGGACACGCACGGGCTCCCAATAGAGCTCAGAACGCTTAAAGACGAAGGAGTAGACAAGGACTCTCTTCACCCTACGGAGTTAAGGGCTAAATGCAAAGCCTATGCCGAGCGCTTCATAGACATACAGCGTGAGGAGTTCAAACGCCTGGGAGTGGTGGGGGATTGGGACGACCCTTACATCACCTTCAAACCCGAATACGAGGCCATCGAACTTGAGGCATTTGCTGAGATGGTGGACCGCGGTTACGTATATCGCGGGCAAAAGCCCATATATTGGTGCACAGATTGCGAGACTGCCTTGGCTGCGGCGGAAATAGAGTACGAGGATATTTACTCGCCGTCCATCTATGTAGCCTACCCCCTGAACAAAGATGACTTTGCCTTCTTGAACGGAAGAGAAGCCTACGCCATCATCTGGACAACGACGCCGTGGACCTTGCCGGCAAGCCTGGCCATTGCGGTTCATCCCGATTTCGAATACGTCTTTGCAAGCTGCGGGGATAAAATTTATCTTTTGGCAAAGGGATTGATGGATAAGGTTCAACATGACACCGGCATTACCTTCGACAGCGTGCTCTATGAAATCAAGGGCAAGGAGCTGGAGGGCCGAAAGGCCGTTCATCCCTTCTATGACGACAGGGAAATATTGTTCGTCCTCGGGGAATACGTCTCCCTTGATGACGGAAGCGGCTGCGTACATACGGCACCGGGCCATGGCGTGGAAGACTTCGAGACGGGAGTAAAATACGGCCTAGAGATATATAACCCGGTAGACGATAAAGGGTACTTCCTGCCTGAAACGCCCATCGTCGGGGGCTTGAGCTTGGACGACGGATCCAGGAAAGTGCTGGAAATCTTAAAGAAAAGCGGCAGGCTTTTGGGAGAAGGAAAGATAATGCACTCCTACCCCCACTGTTGGCGCTGCAAGAAACCTGTAATTTTCAGGGCGACGAACCAGTGGTTCATAGCCGTATCGCAATTTAAAGAGGATTCGCTAAGGGCTATCTCCTCAGTGCAATGGATCCCCTCTTGGGGACAGGAAAGGATAGCCAACATGGTGCGCGACAGGTCCGACTGGTGCATAAGCAGACAGAGAATATGGGGCGTTCCGATACCTGCCTTTTACTGCAACGACTGCGGAGAGCTGATACTTACGAGCGATAGGATCAGGAAGGTTAGTGCCAGGGTTCGCGTACATGGCAGCGACTGCTGGTGGCAGATGAAGCCTGAAGAACTGCTCGACGAACTGGCCTTCTGCCCCAAGTGCCACTCTAAGTCTCTTAGGAAAGAGACCGATATCTTTGATGTTTGGTTCGATTCCGGAACGAGCCATCTGGCCGTGCTCACCACGCGCCCCGAGCTTAAATGGCCGGCTACCATGTACCTGGAAGGAAGCGACCAGCATAGAGGATGGTTTCAGACGTCACTGCTTACCTCCGTCGCCACAAAGGGACGCGCTCCCTTTGAAATGGTCTTAACCCACGGATTCATCGTAGACGGAGAGGGGCGAAAGATGTCAAAGTCCCTCGGAAACGTAGTGCAACCTCAAGAGGTCATCGAAAAATATGGCGCCGACATACTGCGCCTGTGGGTGGCATCTACCGACTACAGAAACGACATCAGGATATCCGAGACGATCCTTAAAAACCTGGTCGAGTCTTACAGAAGGATCAGGAACACCATGAGATACATGCTTGGCAACTTGAGCGATTTCGATCCCCACAAGGACAGCCTCCCTCCCGATGAGATGGAGGAGATGGACCTTTGGATATTGTCCAAGCTTCAGGGCGTGATAAGCAAGGTTACAAAGGGATTCGAGAACTTCGAATTTCACGTGCCAACCTTCACGATACATCAGTTTTGCGTAAATGAGCTTTCGGCCTTTTACCTCGATGTCAACAAAGACAGGCTTTACGTCGAGGCGGCAATCTCAAAGCTTCGAAGGAGCTGTCAGACGGCAATGTGGGTCATGGCTAAGACGTTGACGCAGATGCTTTCTCCAATCCTGAGCTTCACGGCCGAGGAAGTATGGCAATATTTAAGGCAAATAGACGCCACATTACCTGAAAGCGTATTCTTGACGGATTGGCCAGATTTGGA is a window from the Acetomicrobium flavidum genome containing:
- the ileS gene encoding isoleucine--tRNA ligase, whose translation is MPDDYKETLNLPKTSFPMKANLAKKELDILKFWEDIDIYRKLIDKRKGAEHFILHDGPPYANGNIHIGTAFNKILKDMIPKYKWMRGYFSPYVPGWDTHGLPIELRTLKDEGVDKDSLHPTELRAKCKAYAERFIDIQREEFKRLGVVGDWDDPYITFKPEYEAIELEAFAEMVDRGYVYRGQKPIYWCTDCETALAAAEIEYEDIYSPSIYVAYPLNKDDFAFLNGREAYAIIWTTTPWTLPASLAIAVHPDFEYVFASCGDKIYLLAKGLMDKVQHDTGITFDSVLYEIKGKELEGRKAVHPFYDDREILFVLGEYVSLDDGSGCVHTAPGHGVEDFETGVKYGLEIYNPVDDKGYFLPETPIVGGLSLDDGSRKVLEILKKSGRLLGEGKIMHSYPHCWRCKKPVIFRATNQWFIAVSQFKEDSLRAISSVQWIPSWGQERIANMVRDRSDWCISRQRIWGVPIPAFYCNDCGELILTSDRIRKVSARVRVHGSDCWWQMKPEELLDELAFCPKCHSKSLRKETDIFDVWFDSGTSHLAVLTTRPELKWPATMYLEGSDQHRGWFQTSLLTSVATKGRAPFEMVLTHGFIVDGEGRKMSKSLGNVVQPQEVIEKYGADILRLWVASTDYRNDIRISETILKNLVESYRRIRNTMRYMLGNLSDFDPHKDSLPPDEMEEMDLWILSKLQGVISKVTKGFENFEFHVPTFTIHQFCVNELSAFYLDVNKDRLYVEAAISKLRRSCQTAMWVMAKTLTQMLSPILSFTAEEVWQYLRQIDATLPESVFLTDWPDLDSKLYHEALEAKWERILWLRGAVSRALEAARSQDLIGQSLEACVNIKLDSQTQDLKDLLSSYWWKEVFIVSDVKWVEELPEAPVVHTDEDTGVKIAITMAEGEKCPRCWMYAPEVAHKGLCGRCASVLAMQSR
- a CDS encoding DUF1850 domain-containing protein, giving the protein MLLIPQGQEIVLSYVHSLERTPVRDLFFLQHNQLCLYEEMVKSHNAGLPTLNPYPGSLIKTKDWLIFRGGRRHWANIHCRVGNAEIGKNVLSIGGRDYELYALYPGQVICLSVALKPIL
- a CDS encoding TRAP transporter permease; the encoded protein is MKDDKPQDQTIDLEEIIRQYDTESQYRTLIGWQNALIVAVACAMSLFHLYTAGFGLLLAMKQRAVHLAFVLFLTFLLYPATKKSPSNKIPWYDFILACAAAYTTLYIVIHFNQLITRAGLPTTMDILVGFLGIALLLEATRRVSNPVLPILAIISLVYCYYGRYFPSLFAHRGFNIPRIINHMYLGTEGVFGVPISVSATFVFMFILFGSILQETGMGKFIIDLALAIAGRSTGGPAKVAVLSSAIMGTISGSSVANVCTTGTFTIPLMKSIGYKPYFAGAVEAVASTGGQIMPPVMGAAAFIMAEFLGVPYIKVALAAIVPALLYYAAVMVQVHLEATRLGLLGLPKERLPRLWSLLKSKGHLLIPLFAIIYFLVGGYTPMKAAYYGILTTIAVSFISKDTRLTLPKLINGLVNGARGSLGVACACGTVGIIVGMATLTGLGLRIASLIITISGGNLIVTLLLTMVTCILLGAGLPTTANFIVTSTIAAPALLQLGVAPMAAYMFVLYFGIAADLSPPVALAAYAGAGIAGADAMKTGITAVKLALAGFLVPFIYVMNPMLVLVNATPLPFIQAIVTAMLGVFLLGMSTIGYFKTHIPFWLRVVVFCGALGLLKPGIYSDAFGLAVLTFTYFFQKRRAKRQ